CCACCCACAACTCCACAATGGACATCCCTATATGGCTAACCTTTTCCCTCAGCCACAGAAAAGTGAAATATCATATCACCCCATTATTGCCCATCCGAATTCGACCCGTGTCGCACACCTTGTTTGTGGTGGGTGAGTTTCTGCATAATTGAGTGTACTCTCATTTAGTTCACACTATCTGGATCGTGAGAAATGGCTTCATTTGGAAGAGTTGTTAATGTTGGGTCAAAGGGGAAGCAAGGCTGTAGTGACCGCACGTTCAAGTTGTAAGCATCTGATTGACTTCTTAAATTTTCAGATGCTGTACTCACCAGTTTATCCTGCATTTTTTGATGTTGCGCTTCTTGTTGTGACTTCCACATTGGTATTTTGGGTGATTTCACaggaaaacaaataaaataccTAGAACCACAATAGGAAAATATATCTGTAGCATGGTACACTGGCCAAGTAATGCAATGTTTTCTATCTGTCATTCAGTAATTCTTGGAGATTATTTTACTTTTACCACATATATTCACCCTTTTTATTTCATTGTTGCAGGTTTTTATGGCAGCAAACACAACACTTACGGTTTGAATTGCAGGAAGACATGCCTAACTGCCAAAGATTGTGATCACCATGTTGGTCTTTGTCACTCAAGCAGACTTGCAATATCGTCTGTTTGAGTTTTACAGACAAGCAGCCGAAACAGGGAATAATCAGTTCAGGTGACAGAGTTTATCGCAGATGAGTTACgatattaaattttaaaaatgctAAAGGTATTATAGCACTATTTCTTTTTGCTACTTCACAAATGGATTATCTTGTTTGCATCCCTAATTCTGATTGTTGTACTATTCATCATTTGTGCAGCATATTGCTGCTTCAGAGTCTGATCATAACAAACTGTagtgaagaagaggagaaaaCTGAAAACTTTTGGCAAAACGCAAAAAAGCAGTGCCTTGGACAGGCAGGGGAATCCAGTGCCTCAGGTACGGGGGATTACTCGACAACTCCTGTTCTGACGACCCTTTTTCAACCCGGTTTGTTCCGGTTTTCAGCTATGGGTTTTTCCTTGTACTTATCAGGCACACATAAAAGGCTCCTTCGTGTTTTAGAAACCTactcttctctttttttttcacctttcttCATCCCATTGTAAAATTTCCAATAGATACAGAACTTGCAACTCCGCCCTTCAGATGTATAATTACCAGTTCAGTACAGAGCCAAATAAGCTTAAGGTGTCGTAGCATTTTTCGTTCTGGTTTTTACGGCACATATATCCCTCATTCGCAGCTCTACTTCTAGAAACATCTTTCATTCTTTCGTTTTCCTTTTGATTCATGTAACAGTTGAACCTTCTTTCATGACTGATATAGAATCAGGCAGCTACTTCACTACTTCTATGTTGATCTTATTTTGTAATAAACTTTGATAGATTGAATAAAGGCTGTTTGCAGTGACTTCTTAAGATGTGATTAGAAGTCCATAATCACACTGTAAGTTTATATTTGTGGAGCATAAAGGATTGACTTGTAATTTTCTAATGCCATTCTTAGTTTCCTGTCAAAACACCAAGCAAGTAAAAGAAGGGGTATATAGTCTAAGTAATTTTATGGCCCCGGTGGAAGGTCCTCTCCTGCTTAGGGTCAACTTTATCACAAGTTAGCGTGCTAGGTTTTTCAAAAGCGGGGGAGGAATATGGATCCCCGGGTTCTCACATGCAGAGTGTCTTTAGCGGTATCGAACTATTAACCTCGAGCTTGGAAAGTATAATTCTTATCACGACTCTTTGAAGTTAGGCTTAACTTGCTCACCAATTCTTAAATAGACTCGACTTACACTGAATTTATTGTGTACTATGTCTAGAAAGTAAGGTCAACAACTttcttctaaattattttggcaTGTTTATTAGGGTTATTATGAAAAACATATCAAATTGGTGTTGTTAGTTAGGCTTGAATAATATGATTTTAAGTCACGAGACTTTTATAAATTAGGTAATTTGATTTAAAAAATTGTTACATATCTAAGAAAATGGATGTTAAATTTATCAGTCAATGTATAAACAATAAAAGTCAATATGTATGTAAAAGGGTTGCTAGATAAAATCTTTGGTTTTTTGGTCCACAACTCCACACTAAGAGGAACTCCAATGCTTAGTTACAAGGTGGTGTAGTTAAAAAGTAACTCCAATAGTTAACTACACGGTATTATAGTTAAATTTGCCAACTCAAATTTCTAACTACAATATATTTAAGCTACAAAGTTTCTCATTGGCTGACTACAATACGTTGTAGCGCcttataatattttattcaatatacaattttatttattttacctttttaacaattttttttgatcTACCTGCTGTCCTGTTCATATGAGCTACACTAATTTGATAGCTGCTTACGCAATTCTTATATCAACGGTTGGCTACTTGttcaaatatttttatttttttacgagTAAGTCATTTTATGATCATTGAAGTGGctctattattattatcatgcACCGATTAACGCAAGAATAATTAACTCGGTACGAATTAGTTTCAAAATAaaatccctcaaaaaaaaaagtttcaaaataaaattaacagAAAACCAACCTTCTCCGGTTTACTGTTGTTAGAGCATGGAATTTTCCAGTAATCGCAGACCCCAAATTATCTTCCAGTTGAATCAATCCTTGATTTTTGGATTTGCCAGAAAACTCCTTGAATTTTAGGGTTCATATTTGATCCGTAATTGGGAAAATTTTCAGCAATTGATCTTCCAAATCAGCCCTACTTGTTTCCAGACTGCAAATGAAAGGTGCGAACTTTATACTGCATTTTGGTTTTCCATTAGTGTAATTTAGTGTAATTTATTAAGATAAACTGCATTTTGCAATTGTTTTATTCGACTACTCATTTTTAAATCAAATTGCTTAATTGCTAGTTAGTTTTCTTATCAtattgccaaaaaaaattatttttgtttaactgGTGAAAAAGGGTAAATTATACCACtgttaatttgttgacacaTCATCAAACGTACTGAAAAATGAGAATGAAAGACAATAAATATGTTATTTTAACCAATAGAAAAACATGATGAGTAAGATCCttaattgatagataaataattaaatatcagTCCATTAGTTGAATATTCAATGAAAATGTATGGTCCAAAAATGGCGTTTAATAGTCAATGTCATGCTTTATGGGGTGGTGGAGTACTATGTGACTGTGTGTGGACTTGGAGAAGACTAGAGAGTATGATTATCAACATATAGAccctgaaaatgaaaatgaaaatgaaaatgatgtttttacACTTTAAAATCGTCAAGAAACAACAATCCTTTTTAGCAATAGTATTTACACGCGCTAGTTGCACGAACTTTAATGCAAATAGTAtaaatttacggtcaaagttttcatactttagacacatactctctccgtcccttaatactcgcaccgctttccttttcgggccgtcccttaatacttgcaccgcttctataaatggaaatctaTTTCTCACAattacctactaacccacctacactcatcgtccctacaaaaaatcatttaaaaattcacaccccacaCTCACCACTCCTCACCCATTACACATTTcctactaactatattaaaaaaatatcccaCTATAAACTAAcactcattaaattaataagtcaattcaaatatcttaaactccgcaccggtcaaatcggtgcgagtattaagggacggagggagtattatagaGTGTAAATAACTTTCatgaatggagggagtaaaaaaTTGTTTTACTTGGCTAAAATACTTTTGTTCTTATTGGCAGATAAACATGAGTCCATTATTGGCCAACTTGAACATATACCTCCAAACAATAATCAATAATGTCGATTATGAAGTTTGTGAATGCAATTTATTATCACTTTCATTGCAAGTTGTCATCTGTGCTGAGTGTTGATTTATAAAAAGGACTACTTGATTAACACATACAATATTACTCCACCTTTCTCCAGACAACCTTTCTTTTCTGCTTTTATCTTGTTTTCTCATCTTAATTCATCTCTTCATCTTTCTGAAAAACCCAACCCAATGGCTGAAATCGGATACTCGGTTTGTTCAAAACTTATTGAAGTGATGGGCAGTAAGATCATTAAAGAGATTTGCGACATGTGGGGTTACAATTCTCATCTTGAAGACCTCAACAAATCTGTCTTGACGATCAAGGATGTGCTCTTGGATGCTGAGGCGAAGCGGGATCTTTCCCGTGAACAACAGAGTTACATTGCAGAACTTAAGGATGTTGTTTACGATGCTGATGATTTGTTCGATGAGTTCCTCACTCTTGCTGAGCTCAAACAGATTGATGGCAACAACAAGGGTGGTGGTAAATTCTCCAAAAAGGTACGTCGTTTCTTTTCTTCTAATAAGGAGAAGATGGGTCAAGCTTACAAGATGTCTCATATGGTTAAAGAAATTAAGAAGCAGTTGGGTGAAATTGTTGATAGGTATACCAAATTTGGGTTTATTGTTGATTATAAACCTATTATTAGGAGAAGGGAGGAAACATGTTCTTATTTTGTAGGTGCCAAGGAGATTGTTGGGAGGGATAAGGATAAAGATGTTATCATAGGCATGTTGCTAGATCATGATAACGATTGTAGTTTCTTGGCTGTTGTGGGGGTTGGAGGGGTGGGAAAAACTACTCTTGCCCAACTTGTGTATAATGATGAAAGAGTCAAAAGTGAGTTCCAAGATTTGAGGTATTGGGTTTGTGTCTCTGATCAAGATGGGGGACAATTTGATGACAAAAGAATTCTTTGTAAGATTATAGAGTTAGTTACGGGCCAGATTCCTCCGAGTAACGAGAGCATGGAATCGGTGCGTAAGAAATTTCAAGAGGAATTAGGAGGAAAGAAGTACTTCCTTGTTCTTGATGATGTATGGAACGAGGATCGCCAGAAGTGGCTTCATCTAGAAAATTTCTTGAAATTGGGTCAAGGGGGAAGCAAGATTGTGGTAACCACACGTTCAGAGAAGACGGCAAATGTTATAGGGAAAAGACAAGACTATAAACTAGAATGTTTGTCAGCAGAGGATTCATGGCGCTTATTTGAAATGTCAGCTTTTGACGAAGGGCATGGCCAGGAAAACTATGACGAATTAGTGACGATTGGCAAGAAGATTGTTGAAAAATGTTATAACAATCCACTTGCTATAACAGTGGTAGGAAGCCTTCTTTTTGGACAAGAGATAAATAAGTGGCGGTCGTTTGAAAGCAGTGGATTAGCCCAAATTGCCAATGGTGATAATCAGATTTTCCCGATATTAAAGCTCAGTTACCACAATCTTCCACACTCCTTGAAGAGCTGCTTTAGCTATTGTGCAGTGTTTCCCAAAGATTATGAAATAAAGAAGGAGATGTTGATTGATCTTTGGATAGCACAAGGATACATTATACCGTTGGATGGAGGTCAAAGTATAGAAGATGCTGCCGAGGAACATTTTGTAATTTTGTTAAGAAGATGTTTCTTTCAAGATGTAAAGAAGGATTCTCTTGGTAATGTTGATTATGTTAAAATCCACGACTTAATGCACGATGTCGCTCAAGAAGTGGGGAAGGAGGAAATCTGTGTAGTGACTTCAGGTACAAAGAAGTTGGCTGATAAAATCCGTCACGTGGGTTGTGTTGTCGATAGAGATCCAGAAATAGTCTTTTTATGTAGCAATAAGATTCGTTCGTATATTAGCGGTCGCTGCATAAAGAATCCGGTGGATTCACAAATAGACAACTGGATGTGCCTTAGGGTGTTGGACTTGTCAGATTCATGTGTTAAAGATTTGTCTGATTCAATAGGTAAGCTGCTGCACTTAAGGTATCTTAACCTCTCTTCTAATATAAAGTTGGAGATAATCCCTGATGCAATTACAAGACTGCATAACTTGCAGACACTACTTTTAGAAGATTGCAGAAGTTTAAAGGAGTTGCCAAaagatttttgcaaattggtcaAACTGAGGCACTTGGAATTACAGGGTTGTCATGATTTGATTGGTATGTCATTTGGAATGGATAAGCTAACTAGTCTTAGAATACTACCAAACATTGTGGTGGGTAGGAAGGAACAAAGTGTTGATGATGAGCTGAAAGCCCTAAAAGGCCTCACCGAGATAAAAGGCTCCATTGATATCACAATCTATTCAAAATATAGAAGAGTTGAAGGCATGAATGGCACAGGAGGAGGAGCTGGGTATTTGAAGAGCATGAAACATCTCACGGGGGTTAATATTACATTTGATGAAGGTGGATGTGTTAACCCTGAAGCTGTGTATTTGAAGAGCATGAAACATCTCACGAgggttattattatatttgattATAAAGGTGGATGTGTTAACCCTGAAGCTGTGTTGGCAACCCTAGAGCCACCTTCAAATATCAAGAGGTTAGAGATGTGGCATTACAGTGGTACAACAATTCCAGTATGGGGAAGAGCAGAGATTAATTGGGCAATCTCCCTCTCACATCTTGTCGACATCACGCTTGAAGATTGTTACAATTTGCAGGAGATGCCAGTGCTGAGTAAACTGCCTCATTTGAAATCACTGGAACTTACAGAGTTGGATAACTTAGAGTACATGGAGAGTAGAAGCAGCAGCAGTAGCAGTGACACAGAAGCAGCAACACCAGAATTACCAACATTCTTCCCTTCCCTTGAAAAACTTACACTTTGGCGTCTGGACAAGTTGAAGGGTTTTGGGAACAGGAGATCGAGTAGTTTTCCCCGCCTCTCTAAATTGGAAATCTGGAAATGTCCAGATCTAACGTCATTTCCTTCTTGTCCAAGCCTTGAAGAGTTGGAATTGAAAGAAAACAATGAAGCGTTGCAAATAATAGtaaaaataacaacaacaagaggtaaagaagaaaaagaagaagacaaGAATGCTGGTGTTGGAAATTCACAAGATGATGACAATGTCAAATTATGGAAGGTGGAAATAGACAATCTGGGTTATCTCAAATCACTGCCCACAAATTGTCTGACTCACCTCGACCTTACAATAAGTGATTCCAAGGAGGGGGAGGGTGAATGGGAAGTTGGGGATGCATTTCAGAAGTGTGTATCTTCTTTGAGAAGCCTCACCATAATCGGAAATCACGGAATAAATAAAGTGAAGAGACTGTCTGGAAGAACAGGGTTGGAGCATTTCACTCTGTTGGAATCACTCAAACTTTCAGATATAGAAGACCAGGAAGATGAGGGCGAAGACAACATCATATTCTGGAAATCCTTTCCTCAAAACCTCCGCAGTTTGAGAATTAAAGACTCTGACAAAATGACAAGTTTGCCCATGGGGATGCAGTACTTAACCTCCCTCCAAACCCTCTATCTACACCattgttatgaattgaattccCTTCCAGAATGGATAAGCAGCTTATCATCTCTTCAATACCTGCGCATATACTACTGTCCAGCCCTGAAATCACTACCAGAAGCAATGCGGAACCTCACCTCCCTTCAGACACTTGGGATATCGGATTGTCCAGACCTAGTTAAAAGATGCAGAAAACCCAACGGCAAGGACTATCCCAAAATTCAACACATCCCCAAAATTGTAAGTCATTGCAGAAAGtaatttattcatttatatttattttatgctTAGAATGATATACGCAGTCGTCCTTTGGTTTCAAATCTTGAATttggtttttgttttctttctttgttTCTTTATTCAACACCAGCCCATTTATGATTGATTCATTAAAAAAAGGATGGAGTTTTATGGATTTGAAGAAGACAACGAATTGAGATTCCTGGGGTTTTCTTTTTGTTGGGGTTGGATTTCATGTATATGTTGCTGATTAAATACGAgactgatgatgatgatgtgttTATGGGTTTTAAATCAGATTAAATATATGGGAAATGTAAGTTAGTTGGGGATGCACATAAGGTGTTTGATGAAATGTCTATGAGAAATGTTGTTTCTTGGACTTAGAATGATATACACTGTCGTCCTTTGGTTTCCAATCTGGAATTTGGTTTTTGTTTTCTTAGTTTGTTTCTTTATTCCACACTAGCCCATTTTTTTTAAACTACCTGCAACTACTGAATTTCATTTACCCTGTATCTCAGATTATATGGTAGTAATTCTCATTTACTCAACACTAGCTTGATCCTGAACGCAGCCAACCTTCAGGTTAGAATCCGCCTTACTCATCCTTTTGTCATGAATTGTTTTAAGTTGTTTTGCTTGCTTGTGTAATCATAATTCATAGTATACGATTCATCATTCACTATGTCTATAGGCAAGATATTGGAATTGTTCACGATTTCCTgaagtttctttgtttttgttgATACCACCATATTGCAGCTTATAGTGACTAAGTTAATGAATGTTTCCAAAAATTAGTCATATAaattcttcttctctctctatTACATAAACCCTTTTTCTCTTTCTAACTTATCATGTTCATGTCTAAAACGTATACATGCTCACATCATTGTTCGTTTCAGCTGACTTACTTATGTAAGAGAGCTATCTAGTTAACAACTCTTGTAACTTTTTATTTGCTAGTCAGAACATGGATTGGTGCAAGCATGGGAATATGCTAACACTCTACCAAATCGATTGGAGTTTGGACTTAGTTTCACCAGAAGCCATACCCGGACACTTACTGGGGACTGTCAACAAAGCCGCATTGTGATGTACTTGGATGTTTCACGTGCCTGAGGTGCGAGTTACTTGGAAGGGAAGCGGtttatttaattgttttccCAAGTAGATTTTGCTTACAAGCTTTTACTTTTCACTTGAAAGGGTTTTTCTTGTTTTAAGCTTTTCGAATTAGAGTTTTCGGTTGCATTAAGAGTAGTCGTATTAGTCTTTTACCTAAGGAAGACTcttttttgtaattttcagaCTATGCAATTCAAGTTTTCGAGTGTTTTCTTGCTTGTGTGATTGTGAGTTGGTGAATTCGTCTTTCATACATTTTGAGATTATCAGAAGCTTTTATGCTCCACCGGTAGTCTAGTACCTTTTCTGTTACTGTGCAGGGAAGTAATCTGGTACCTTCTATATATATGGAAAAACATACATTATACATTATGCAAAATTCTTACAGGTTAGTTACTTCCTGGAACTTCATTTACACTTAGTTTTTTTTGTTCCATTCCCTCGGAATCAAGTCATTCCCTCTGAGAAATATGTAATGAACTTCTGTATGTTGCTGTTTGGTTCCTGTTTTAATCTTCAATTTTCTTGTATAGTTACAGCTGCATTTACAATGAAGTTTAAGCAGACACTCTCTTTATATAGTGCCTCTTTCTGGAGCACCGTAGAGCTGTCTGTGGTTGATCACCATCTGCTGCCGAGAGATTCAGCAATCGCGTGTTTGATCAGGTAAAAGTTTTTATGtcaatgtgtttttttttccgTTTGATCAATTTATGTCTGTATTCAGATTCTTATCTTCTTACAGTAGCATAACACATTGTTTCTTTCATTTATGTAATCTGTTTCAAGATTACAGAGATGTATGCTTCAGTCGACATTGATGATAACTTAAGATGGCATTCCTACAACAGTTGCAGGCGCATTCTAACTCCGGCAATTCTAGTTAGGCAAGAGGAGCATTGCCAATACCTGCCACCTCTGGGATTTACTATACCAGGGTTGAAGTTTATGGAAGACACCAGCTATGCACAAGCCTTCAAGGGGTCATCCTACATAACAAGTTGAACCaaccaattgcttgttggttcagtggtaaTTGGAGCTGAATTTGGTAGGGatgacccgtgttcgatccccacaacaacaattgggaggggactggaacctatccacacAGAACTCGCcctgaatccggattagccctaagggtgaacggggtgctaacaccaaaaaaaaaaacataacaagTTGAACCAAACATACTTTGTTTGAATTGAAGATTTAGTGATTTCATTTGATCGATTGAGATGTCTTATTATAAGCGTATATGCTCTTGGATTTGGCCACTTAGGTGTTGTTTGACAATTGGTCATTAACTCgcttttatattttcttttctcttaGGAAAGGTGATCCTGAGAATTTATATTGGAACACTTTTTTTTTCTCACTAGCTTTAAAAAAGTGTTCTGTGTTACCTGCAATTCAATTTGATTATTTTTCACATAGTTTTACCTGAAAAAGTGTTACCTGAAAAAGTGTTACCTGAAAATCAACTGACATAAGTTTTTGTTTGGATCCAATTAAGGACACTAGATAAATCGGAATAAATAATCAACCAATTAAGTACTTCATAATTAAATATGAAGTGTATTATTATCTTATGCTTGTGACATTGAAGGATGTTATGATATTTTAACTCAATACCTTGCAAAATATACTGGTTAAATTTCTTAACAAGGTAACTTGGCAACAAATTCAGGTTGAAAGCTTTGAGAAATAGAGCTACGAAACATAAGAATCACAAAATTTATGCTGCTCATCTGTGAATCCAAAAAAGCAAATGTTTCAGACAAAATGCTGTTTGCATCGAAAGAGTGTAGCTTAGACCAAAAACGTGCAAGATTTTCATCTACTGATCGCCAATCTGTGCAAAAAAACTCGATTTCTTTGTCTTTAAACATTACACGAATGATGGACATTCAACTGAATCGAAGATCTGGAGACTGATTTATGCTAGGAATTGACTAGTTACTGATTTTTGTTAAGGTGAAATATTACAAGTACAAACTTGGAAAATAATGACGAAAAATGCTAAGTTAATATAGGAAACTACATCATTTTCACTCGAAAAGATTAGAGGAATTCATATTCGTCTTCCTCCCCTTGATTTCATGTGCCGTAAATCTTCTGACTGTCTATATTGGTACAAGTAATTTCAGGTATATACATTGGTTAATCCATTTTAATCTGTATCTGCCGGTGTATATGTACCAGGAACTCAACATAGGATAGACCCATTGGAGACTTATCTTCAACCATGTATGAGAAAAATAACATTCCTGTAAAAAAAGGGATATTCAAACATAGAATAGAGTGAGTGAGAGAGAAATACAGGCCGACTTCAGTAAGGTTAAGAACTAGTAAAATATAAATTATGATAATAcagtttttcttttttctttgggcaccgtttggtttggtgtaaaacgttttcagtgcaaaatgattttccacggaaaacattttccaagggaaaacacaattctaaactagttttcctttgctTGGTTCCttaaaatgggagaagatggtgaagattgggGGAAGAATTTTACACCCTATCAAACGAAACCTTAATGTTGTAACTAGTATTTCATATGAATGCCGAGAAATTAGGTAGATTTAAACCAGATTAAGCAAAATTGGTCTGAACTTGTGTTAAAAAAGATGGATCGTTATTCTGAGATTGGAGACTGTTTTGAACTTTGACAGCAAAGATGATCACATAGTAAGCTAGAGAGAGTTAACTACAAGTTTTTGTTATATTCTAGAGTTAATATCAATATCTTGATCCATCTGAACATTGCTGGAGATTATGAAAGATTATTAGAAGTCTAGAACCTCGTTCAAACTTCTGGGACATATGAGAGTGACAAATCTTAACTAGTAAGATCTGTTCTAGTTAACTATTATGAAGGGTCAACAATTATGTCATATATATAAATGTATGCTCACACAAACAAGCAATACTTATACGAGAATTTGTGGTATTGGGTGAGCTATATACATCCAAATTTACTTATACGAGAATGTGTGGTATTGGGTGAGCTA
This genomic stretch from Spinacia oleracea cultivar Varoflay chromosome 3, BTI_SOV_V1, whole genome shotgun sequence harbors:
- the LOC110782413 gene encoding disease resistance protein RGA2 isoform X1 gives rise to the protein MAEIGYSVCSKLIEVMGSKIIKEICDMWGYNSHLEDLNKSVLTIKDVLLDAEAKRDLSREQQSYIAELKDVVYDADDLFDEFLTLAELKQIDGNNKGGGKFSKKVRRFFSSNKEKMGQAYKMSHMVKEIKKQLGEIVDRYTKFGFIVDYKPIIRRREETCSYFVGAKEIVGRDKDKDVIIGMLLDHDNDCSFLAVVGVGGVGKTTLAQLVYNDERVKSEFQDLRYWVCVSDQDGGQFDDKRILCKIIELVTGQIPPSNESMESVRKKFQEELGGKKYFLVLDDVWNEDRQKWLHLENFLKLGQGGSKIVVTTRSEKTANVIGKRQDYKLECLSAEDSWRLFEMSAFDEGHGQENYDELVTIGKKIVEKCYNNPLAITVVGSLLFGQEINKWRSFESSGLAQIANGDNQIFPILKLSYHNLPHSLKSCFSYCAVFPKDYEIKKEMLIDLWIAQGYIIPLDGGQSIEDAAEEHFVILLRRCFFQDVKKDSLGNVDYVKIHDLMHDVAQEVGKEEICVVTSGTKKLADKIRHVGCVVDRDPEIVFLCSNKIRSYISGRCIKNPVDSQIDNWMCLRVLDLSDSCVKDLSDSIGKLLHLRYLNLSSNIKLEIIPDAITRLHNLQTLLLEDCRSLKELPKDFCKLVKLRHLELQGCHDLIGMSFGMDKLTSLRILPNIVVGRKEQSVDDELKALKGLTEIKGSIDITIYSKYRRVEGMNGTGGGAGYLKSMKHLTGVNITFDEGGCVNPEAVYLKSMKHLTRVIIIFDYKGGCVNPEAVLATLEPPSNIKRLEMWHYSGTTIPVWGRAEINWAISLSHLVDITLEDCYNLQEMPVLSKLPHLKSLELTELDNLEYMESRSSSSSSDTEAATPELPTFFPSLEKLTLWRLDKLKGFGNRRSSSFPRLSKLEIWKCPDLTSFPSCPSLEELELKENNEALQIIVKITTTRGKEEKEEDKNAGVGNSQDDDNVKLWKVEIDNLGYLKSLPTNCLTHLDLTISDSKEGEGEWEVGDAFQKCVSSLRSLTIIGNHGINKVKRLSGRTGLEHFTLLESLKLSDIEDQEDEGEDNIIFWKSFPQNLRSLRIKDSDKMTSLPMGMQYLTSLQTLYLHHCYELNSLPEWISSLSSLQYLRIYYCPALKSLPEAMRNLTSLQTLGISDCPDLVKRCRKPNGKDYPKIQHIPKIIIW
- the LOC110782413 gene encoding disease resistance protein RGA2 isoform X2, whose protein sequence is MAEIGYSVCSKLIEVMGSKIIKEICDMWGYNSHLEDLNKSVLTIKDVLLDAEAKRDLSREQQSYIAELKDVVYDADDLFDEFLTLAELKQIDGNNKGGGKFSKKVRRFFSSNKEKMGQAYKMSHMVKEIKKQLGEIVDRYTKFGFIVDYKPIIRRREETCSYFVGAKEIVGRDKDKDVIIGMLLDHDNDCSFLAVVGVGGVGKTTLAQLVYNDERVKSEFQDLRYWVCVSDQDGGQFDDKRILCKIIELVTGQIPPSNESMESVRKKFQEELGGKKYFLVLDDVWNEDRQKWLHLENFLKLGQGGSKIVVTTRSEKTANVIGKRQDYKLECLSAEDSWRLFEMSAFDEGHGQENYDELVTIGKKIVEKCYNNPLAITVVGSLLFGQEINKWRSFESSGLAQIANGDNQIFPILKLSYHNLPHSLKSCFSYCAVFPKDYEIKKEMLIDLWIAQGYIIPLDGGQSIEDAAEEHFVILLRRCFFQDVKKDSLGNVDYVKIHDLMHDVAQEVGKEEICVVTSGTKKLADKIRHVGCVVDRDPEIVFLCSNKIRSYISGRCIKNPVDSQIDNWMCLRVLDLSDSCVKDLSDSIGKLLHLRYLNLSSNIKLEIIPDAITRLHNLQTLLLEDCRSLKELPKDFCKLVKLRHLELQGCHDLIGMSFGMDKLTSLRILPNIVVGRKEQSVDDELKALKGLTEIKGSIDITIYSKYRRVEGMNGTGGGAGYLKSMKHLTGVNITFDEGGCVNPEAVLATLEPPSNIKRLEMWHYSGTTIPVWGRAEINWAISLSHLVDITLEDCYNLQEMPVLSKLPHLKSLELTELDNLEYMESRSSSSSSDTEAATPELPTFFPSLEKLTLWRLDKLKGFGNRRSSSFPRLSKLEIWKCPDLTSFPSCPSLEELELKENNEALQIIVKITTTRGKEEKEEDKNAGVGNSQDDDNVKLWKVEIDNLGYLKSLPTNCLTHLDLTISDSKEGEGEWEVGDAFQKCVSSLRSLTIIGNHGINKVKRLSGRTGLEHFTLLESLKLSDIEDQEDEGEDNIIFWKSFPQNLRSLRIKDSDKMTSLPMGMQYLTSLQTLYLHHCYELNSLPEWISSLSSLQYLRIYYCPALKSLPEAMRNLTSLQTLGISDCPDLVKRCRKPNGKDYPKIQHIPKIIIW